In the Orenia marismortui DSM 5156 genome, one interval contains:
- the pheT gene encoding phenylalanine--tRNA ligase subunit beta, with translation MKVSYKWLKEYIDFDYTPEELAEKLTLAGLEVDGVEYKGRDIQDIVIGKITEKKEHENADKLSVCKVDVGKSEDLQIVCGAKNMSVGDKVPVALVGTTMPNGMEIKKAKLRGVTSYGMMCSTNELNLPDDGVDGLFILEGDIKVGNKLVDELEIDDIVIELDLTPNFAHCLSMIGVAREISAIIDKDIKYPEVKVEEIEESIEDWIDVKVEALDLCPRYTGRVITGVEVSDSPLWLKKKLEAVGIRPINNIVDITNFILMELGQPLHAFDYDKLADNKVIVRRAKADERVVTLDEEERDLNEEMLVIADGEKAICVAGVMGGTNSEVDSGTKRIFLESANFNPGSVRKTSRKLSIHSDASHRFERGVDINIVEYALDRAAQLIAELSGGKIVKGIKDIYPNKVEDKIIELRPKRVSNLLGEEFAKIKIKKLLERLHFSVEDKGDKLAVTIPAYRVDVEEEIDLVEEVARLYGYDKLPAVEPSGDIIQGKKSWKQQVKDQTRILLSKLGLFEVQNYSFINPDFFDKINLPKDSFIRDRIELSNPLGKEYSILRTTLIPGLLNNVLLNDNRKIENIELFELGKVFIPSEGKELPIEELKLAAAIMKDDLEDIWNVNASGFFYLKGILENYFDSLGIRGVEFEIGKHPTMHPGRTTKIKVNGDVLGYLGEVHPDVQENYKFENRVTIFELDFNLIVDNATAQRNYNPLPKYPASTRDIALVVSEDINTKQIEDIILSIGSKILESVELFDLYQGEQVEDGYKSLAYSLIYRVSDRTLTDDEVNSVQEKIEKELDNKLGAKIRE, from the coding sequence ATGAAAGTTTCATATAAATGGTTAAAAGAATATATTGATTTTGATTATACACCAGAAGAATTGGCAGAAAAGCTAACTTTAGCTGGTTTGGAGGTAGATGGAGTTGAATATAAAGGTAGAGATATTCAAGATATAGTAATAGGAAAAATTACAGAAAAGAAAGAGCATGAAAATGCTGATAAATTATCTGTTTGTAAAGTAGATGTCGGTAAAAGTGAAGATTTACAGATAGTATGTGGTGCTAAGAATATGTCTGTAGGTGATAAGGTTCCCGTAGCTCTTGTAGGAACAACTATGCCAAATGGTATGGAAATTAAAAAAGCCAAGTTAAGAGGAGTAACTTCTTATGGTATGATGTGTTCTACAAATGAACTAAATCTTCCAGATGATGGAGTAGATGGATTATTTATATTAGAAGGCGATATTAAAGTAGGTAATAAATTAGTTGATGAATTAGAGATAGATGATATTGTTATTGAACTTGATTTAACTCCTAATTTTGCTCATTGTTTAAGTATGATAGGAGTCGCTAGAGAAATATCAGCAATTATAGACAAAGATATAAAATATCCTGAGGTTAAAGTTGAGGAGATAGAAGAGAGTATTGAAGATTGGATTGATGTTAAAGTAGAAGCTCTTGATTTATGTCCTCGATATACTGGGAGAGTGATTACAGGAGTAGAAGTAAGTGATTCCCCATTGTGGTTAAAGAAGAAGCTAGAGGCTGTTGGAATTAGACCTATTAACAATATAGTAGATATAACTAACTTTATATTGATGGAGCTTGGTCAACCGTTACATGCTTTTGATTATGATAAGTTAGCAGATAATAAAGTTATAGTAAGAAGAGCGAAAGCAGATGAAAGAGTAGTAACTTTAGATGAAGAAGAGAGAGATTTAAATGAAGAGATGTTAGTCATTGCAGATGGAGAGAAAGCTATTTGTGTAGCAGGAGTCATGGGAGGAACTAATAGTGAGGTTGATAGTGGAACAAAGAGAATTTTCTTAGAAAGTGCCAACTTTAATCCTGGATCTGTACGAAAGACTTCTCGTAAGTTAAGTATACATAGTGATGCTTCACATCGCTTTGAACGTGGAGTTGATATTAATATAGTAGAGTATGCTTTAGATAGAGCAGCTCAATTAATTGCTGAGTTAAGTGGAGGTAAAATAGTAAAAGGAATTAAAGATATTTATCCCAATAAAGTTGAAGATAAGATAATTGAGCTAAGACCTAAAAGAGTGAGTAATTTATTAGGAGAAGAATTTGCTAAGATAAAGATTAAAAAATTATTGGAGAGATTACACTTTAGCGTTGAAGACAAAGGAGATAAATTGGCAGTTACTATTCCGGCTTACCGAGTAGATGTAGAAGAAGAAATTGATTTAGTAGAAGAAGTAGCTAGATTATATGGTTATGACAAGTTACCTGCTGTTGAGCCTTCTGGAGATATTATTCAAGGTAAGAAAAGCTGGAAGCAGCAAGTAAAAGATCAGACTAGGATTTTATTATCTAAATTAGGTTTATTTGAGGTTCAAAATTATTCTTTTATAAATCCTGATTTTTTTGATAAAATTAATTTGCCAAAAGATAGTTTTATAAGAGATCGAATTGAACTAAGTAATCCTCTTGGGAAAGAATATAGTATCTTAAGAACAACTTTGATACCTGGTTTATTAAATAATGTTCTTCTAAATGATAATAGAAAAATAGAAAACATTGAGCTTTTTGAACTGGGTAAAGTATTTATTCCAAGTGAGGGTAAAGAACTTCCAATAGAAGAGTTAAAATTAGCTGCTGCGATTATGAAAGATGATCTAGAAGATATATGGAATGTAAATGCATCTGGATTTTTCTACTTAAAAGGGATATTAGAAAATTATTTCGATTCTTTAGGAATAAGAGGTGTTGAGTTCGAAATTGGAAAACATCCTACTATGCATCCAGGCAGAACGACTAAAATTAAAGTTAATGGTGATGTATTAGGATATTTAGGAGAAGTGCACCCAGATGTTCAGGAGAATTATAAATTTGAAAATAGAGTTACTATATTTGAACTTGATTTTAATCTAATTGTAGATAATGCAACAGCTCAAAGGAATTATAATCCTTTACCAAAATATCCTGCTTCAACTCGAGATATTGCATTAGTTGTTAGCGAGGATATTAACACTAAACAGATTGAAGATATTATTTTAAGTATAGGTAGTAAAATTTTAGAATCGGTTGAACTTTTTGATTTATATCAAGGTGAACAAGTAGAAGATGGTTATAAAAGCTTAGCTTATTCATTAATTTATAGAGTTTCAGATAGAACTTTGACTGATGATGAGGTTAACAGTGTTCAAGAAAAGATTGAGAAAGAATTGGATAATAAATTAGGTGCTAAAATTAGAGAGTAG
- the pheS gene encoding phenylalanine--tRNA ligase subunit alpha: MEEKIKGIQAEAVDQIERVDNLEQLENLRIKYLGKKGELTQILRGMGSLSPEERPVVGKLVNQVKSKLNNLITGKENNLKEAAKQARLKDESIDVTLPGDRNNLGKQHPLTLIFNEIKDIFLGLGFKIAEGPEVETDYYNFEALNFPENHPARDMQDTFYIEGNTLLRTHTSSVQVRTMEKEEAPIRVIAPGRVYRSDEIDATHTPVFHQVEGLMIDKDISFANLKSILIKVVHELFGEGRKVRFRPSYFPFTEPSAEVDVSCANCEGEGCNVCSGTGWLEILGSGMVHPNVLKMSGVDPEEYSGFAFGMGVERIAMLKYGIDDIRLLYENDIRFLKQF, from the coding sequence ATGGAGGAAAAGATTAAAGGGATACAAGCTGAAGCTGTTGACCAAATTGAAAGAGTTGATAATTTGGAACAGTTAGAAAATTTGAGGATTAAGTATTTAGGAAAAAAAGGTGAGTTAACACAGATATTAAGAGGTATGGGAAGTTTATCTCCTGAAGAAAGACCTGTTGTTGGAAAACTAGTTAATCAGGTTAAGTCAAAATTGAATAATTTAATTACTGGTAAAGAGAATAATTTAAAAGAGGCTGCAAAACAAGCTAGGTTAAAAGATGAGAGTATAGATGTTACTTTGCCAGGTGATAGGAATAATTTAGGCAAACAGCACCCATTAACTCTAATTTTTAATGAAATAAAAGATATATTTTTAGGTTTAGGCTTTAAAATTGCTGAAGGTCCGGAAGTTGAAACTGATTATTATAATTTTGAGGCATTAAATTTTCCTGAAAATCATCCAGCTAGGGATATGCAAGATACTTTTTATATTGAAGGTAATACTTTATTAAGAACACATACCTCTTCTGTGCAGGTAAGAACTATGGAGAAAGAAGAAGCTCCAATTAGAGTTATTGCCCCAGGTAGAGTTTATCGATCTGATGAAATTGATGCTACACATACGCCAGTTTTTCATCAGGTAGAAGGATTAATGATAGATAAAGATATATCTTTTGCTAATTTGAAGAGTATCTTAATTAAAGTGGTACATGAGTTATTTGGAGAAGGTAGAAAGGTTAGATTTAGACCAAGTTATTTTCCTTTTACTGAACCAAGCGCAGAAGTAGATGTTTCTTGTGCTAATTGTGAAGGGGAAGGGTGTAATGTATGCTCTGGTACAGGTTGGCTTGAAATATTAGGTTCTGGAATGGTGCACCCCAATGTTCTTAAGATGTCAGGTGTAGATCCAGAGGAATATAGTGGTTTTGCATTTGGTATGGGAGTAGAGCGTATTGCTATGTTGAAATATGGTATTGATGATATTAGATTATTATATGAGAATGATATTAGATTTTTAAAACAATTTTAA
- a CDS encoding TrmH family RNA methyltransferase yields the protein MEISSFTNDRIKYLRSLYRKKYRRQENRFVLEGVRIIEEAIKEKANIHQVFYSNYLLRNQRGEDLVKDLKTLNIEVVKVSDDIIQKVADTESPQGILAIIDKVEYSLSEILDDDNNLILIADQVQDPGNLGTIIRTADAAGIDGVITTKGTVSLYNQKTIRATMGSLFRVPIYRENDLLKLKDRLIAKNINLVVGDINANKYHFEVNYLASTAFVVGNEGNGPRKELIDLADEMIKIPLIGDAESLNVAMASGIIIYEAVRQRIDMG from the coding sequence ATGGAGATATCTAGTTTTACAAATGATCGAATTAAATATTTGCGTTCTTTATATCGCAAGAAATATAGAAGGCAAGAAAATAGATTTGTTTTAGAAGGTGTTAGAATTATAGAAGAGGCTATTAAAGAGAAGGCTAATATTCATCAAGTCTTTTATTCAAACTATTTGTTAAGAAATCAGCGAGGAGAAGATTTAGTAAAAGATTTGAAAACTCTTAATATAGAAGTGGTCAAAGTTAGTGATGATATTATACAAAAGGTAGCTGACACTGAATCTCCTCAAGGTATCTTAGCTATAATAGATAAAGTTGAGTACAGTTTATCAGAAATTCTAGATGATGATAATAATCTAATATTAATTGCAGATCAAGTTCAGGATCCAGGTAATTTAGGAACTATTATTAGGACAGCAGATGCAGCTGGTATAGATGGAGTAATTACAACCAAAGGAACAGTGAGTTTATATAATCAAAAAACGATTAGGGCTACTATGGGGTCATTATTTAGAGTTCCAATTTATAGAGAAAATGATCTATTGAAATTAAAGGATAGGCTAATTGCTAAGAATATAAATCTTGTTGTTGGAGATATTAATGCTAATAAGTATCATTTTGAAGTTAATTATTTGGCTTCAACTGCATTTGTTGTAGGAAATGAAGGTAATGGCCCTAGAAAAGAGCTAATTGATTTAGCTGATGAGATGATAAAAATTCCTTTAATTGGTGATGCAGAATCACTTAATGTTGCTATGGCTTCAGGTATAATTATATATGAAGCGGTAAGGCAAAGAATTGATATGGGTTAG
- a CDS encoding potassium channel family protein, translating to MKQFIVVGLGRFGYSLAKTLADKHYDVLAIDNDEEKVQEISSIVTHAVEADATDEEALKTLGVSNFDVGIVSIGENIHANILTTLMLKELGVKTVVVKAQDRLHGKVLSKVGADRIVYPERDMGIRIANNLTSSNVLEYIELAPNYSIVEIAADENMYHKTLIELKLRSRFGVNVMAIKSNGEINISPGAEVKINPGDTLIVMGDNNSLDKLKKI from the coding sequence TTGAAACAATTTATAGTAGTAGGTTTGGGGCGTTTTGGTTATAGTTTGGCTAAAACTTTGGCAGACAAACATTATGATGTTTTAGCTATTGATAATGATGAGGAGAAGGTACAAGAAATTAGTAGTATAGTAACTCACGCTGTAGAAGCTGATGCTACTGATGAAGAAGCTCTAAAAACTTTGGGAGTAAGTAACTTTGATGTTGGGATAGTCAGTATTGGTGAGAATATTCATGCTAATATATTAACTACTTTAATGTTAAAAGAATTAGGAGTGAAAACAGTTGTTGTAAAGGCACAAGATAGATTGCATGGTAAGGTATTAAGCAAGGTTGGTGCAGACAGAATTGTATATCCAGAAAGGGATATGGGAATAAGAATTGCTAATAATCTCACTTCATCAAATGTTTTGGAGTATATAGAGCTGGCGCCTAATTATAGTATTGTGGAAATTGCAGCTGATGAAAATATGTATCATAAAACCTTAATCGAGTTAAAGTTAAGAAGTCGTTTTGGTGTTAATGTGATGGCAATAAAAAGCAATGGGGAGATAAATATTTCTCCAGGAGCAGAAGTAAAGATTAATCCTGGTGATACTTTAATTGTAATGGGAGATAATAATAGTCTTGATAAATTGAAAAAAATTTAG
- a CDS encoding TrkH family potassium uptake protein yields the protein MNTILSNIKSLTPARFLTIGYVLVISVGTFLLTLPITTVDGRGLSVVDALFTATSATAVTGLIVVDTATYLTIFGQIVVLVLIQIGGFGFMTTSTLFALLLGRKISFRERIIIREELNHFTLSGVIKLARYVIALTLGIEFTGALLLFLKFKNTLPISKAIYFSVFHAISAFCNAGFALFSNSLENFVGNYYVNIIITTLFILGGLGFAVIADLYEKRRFVTLSLNSKLVLLTTIILILIGSIGIFLLESPNQNTFGQLALEDRFISAYFQGVTPRTAGFNTIAIGDLTQGSLFLIIILMFIGASPGSTGGGLKTTTIGVLIVATYSLVRGKDDAELFRRRLSQITVYKALAVTIVSLLVIILATLILTITENFKFIEIFFETVSAYATVGLSTGITGDLSTIGRILITIIMFTGRVGPLTLAMALGERERSNKVRYPEEKILIG from the coding sequence GTGAATACTATTCTTTCTAATATAAAATCATTAACTCCAGCACGATTTTTGACTATAGGCTATGTATTAGTTATTAGTGTAGGAACTTTTTTATTAACTTTACCAATTACTACTGTAGATGGTAGAGGATTAAGTGTAGTAGATGCTTTATTTACTGCTACATCAGCAACAGCAGTAACTGGTTTAATTGTAGTTGATACAGCTACTTATTTAACTATTTTTGGTCAAATAGTAGTTTTAGTTTTAATTCAAATTGGTGGGTTTGGATTTATGACTACATCTACTTTATTTGCCTTATTATTAGGAAGAAAAATTAGTTTTAGAGAAAGAATAATTATTAGAGAAGAACTTAATCATTTTACTCTATCTGGTGTTATTAAACTGGCTAGATATGTTATTGCTCTAACTTTGGGAATTGAGTTCACAGGGGCTTTGTTACTTTTTTTAAAATTTAAAAATACATTACCTATTTCTAAAGCAATTTATTTTTCTGTTTTTCATGCTATTTCTGCTTTTTGTAATGCAGGTTTTGCTCTCTTTAGTAATAGCTTAGAGAATTTTGTTGGAAACTATTATGTAAATATAATAATCACCACTTTGTTTATTCTCGGAGGTCTTGGTTTTGCTGTTATAGCTGACCTTTATGAGAAAAGAAGGTTTGTTACTCTATCTTTAAACAGTAAATTGGTTTTGCTAACTACTATAATTTTGATTCTCATTGGAAGCATTGGTATTTTTTTATTAGAATCTCCTAATCAAAATACTTTTGGTCAATTGGCTTTAGAGGATAGATTTATATCTGCTTATTTTCAAGGAGTTACACCAAGAACAGCCGGTTTTAATACAATAGCAATTGGTGACTTAACGCAAGGGAGTTTATTTTTAATTATCATTTTGATGTTTATTGGTGCTTCACCAGGATCTACTGGTGGTGGGCTGAAGACTACTACCATTGGAGTATTAATTGTTGCTACTTATTCTTTAGTGAGAGGAAAAGATGATGCAGAATTATTTAGAAGAAGGCTATCTCAGATTACTGTTTATAAGGCTTTAGCAGTAACGATAGTTTCTTTATTGGTTATTATATTGGCTACATTAATTTTGACAATAACTGAAAATTTTAAATTTATAGAAATATTTTTTGAAACAGTATCAGCCTATGCTACTGTAGGTTTATCCACAGGAATTACTGGAGACTTAAGTACTATAGGTAGAATTTTAATAACAATTATAATGTTTACTGGTCGCGTAGGTCCTTTAACTTTAGCTATGGCTCTTGGAGAAAGAGAACGAAGTAATAAAGTTAGATATCCTGAAGAGAAGATATTGATTGGATAA
- a CDS encoding potassium channel family protein encodes MKQFIVVGLGRFGSSVATTLASKGYDVLAIDSAEEKVQEISTEVTHAVKADATDEDTMKTLGVSNFDIAIVSIGENIHANILTTLILKELGVKYVVVKAQDKLHGKLLSKVGADKVVYPERDMGVRVANNLVSAKVLDYIELSPGYSIAEVAASEKFAGKTLNESNLRGKFGINVIAIKNEEEVNVSPEATDKINSGDILVVMGHEDGLRRLKEY; translated from the coding sequence ATGAAACAGTTTATAGTTGTAGGCTTAGGGCGTTTTGGTTCAAGTGTAGCTACTACATTAGCCAGTAAAGGTTATGATGTATTAGCTATTGATTCTGCTGAAGAAAAAGTGCAGGAGATTAGTACTGAAGTTACTCATGCTGTTAAGGCTGATGCAACAGATGAAGATACTATGAAGACTTTAGGAGTAAGTAACTTTGATATAGCTATTGTTAGTATTGGAGAAAATATTCATGCTAATATATTAACTACCTTAATCTTAAAAGAATTAGGAGTTAAGTATGTTGTTGTTAAGGCACAAGATAAATTGCATGGCAAGTTATTAAGTAAAGTTGGAGCTGATAAAGTTGTTTACCCTGAAAGAGATATGGGGGTTAGGGTTGCTAATAACTTAGTCTCTGCTAAAGTTTTAGATTATATTGAATTATCTCCAGGATATAGTATTGCTGAGGTGGCAGCATCTGAAAAATTTGCTGGCAAGACCTTGAATGAATCAAATTTAAGAGGAAAATTTGGAATCAATGTTATAGCAATTAAGAATGAAGAGGAAGTAAACGTATCTCCAGAAGCAACTGATAAGATTAACTCAGGAGATATTTTAGTTGTAATGGGTCATGAAGATGGTTTAAGACGGTTAAAAGAATATTAG
- a CDS encoding TrkH family potassium uptake protein: MKNKFNIHNLTPAQILSIGYLVVILLGAILLTLPIATTDGQGMNLLDAIFTSTSATAVTGLIVENTSTFFTVFGQIVILCLIQIGGLGIMTMSTLFALLLGKKITLRERLIIQQDLDQFQLSGVIRIVKYVLGVTFAIEGTGAFILFLRFLKDMPLGKALYFGIFHSVSAFNNAGFDIFGNSLENFTGDITVNFVITTLIILGGIGFAVIAEVYSKRSFKNFSLHTKLVLSVTLILIIVGTIVSFVLEYSNPATIGNLSLGEKTIASYFLAITPRTAGFNTVPTGALNSSTIFFTIILMFIGASPGSTGGGVKTTTFGALGAVLYARATGREDIEIYKRRLGKDIIYNALSIVLIALLLVVTVTMVLTITEDAEFLDLFFEAVSAFGTVGLSTGVTGGLSVVGRILIILTMFAGRVGPLTIAVAIGERKNKANIRYPKEKILVG; encoded by the coding sequence ATGAAAAATAAGTTTAATATTCACAATTTAACTCCAGCACAGATACTATCAATAGGTTATTTAGTTGTGATTTTATTAGGGGCAATTTTATTAACTTTGCCTATAGCCACAACTGATGGTCAAGGGATGAATTTATTAGATGCTATCTTTACATCTACATCTGCTACAGCAGTAACAGGATTAATAGTAGAGAACACTAGTACTTTCTTTACTGTGTTTGGACAAATTGTTATCTTGTGCTTAATTCAAATAGGTGGCTTAGGTATTATGACTATGTCTACCCTATTTGCTTTATTATTAGGAAAGAAGATAACTCTTAGAGAAAGATTAATTATTCAACAAGATTTAGATCAATTTCAATTATCAGGGGTTATTAGAATCGTAAAGTATGTCTTAGGTGTTACTTTTGCTATTGAAGGAACAGGGGCTTTTATTTTATTCTTACGATTTTTAAAAGATATGCCTTTAGGAAAAGCATTATATTTTGGTATTTTTCACTCGGTATCTGCCTTTAATAATGCTGGGTTTGATATTTTTGGTAACAGTTTAGAAAACTTTACTGGTGATATTACAGTTAACTTTGTAATTACAACTCTAATTATTTTGGGTGGTATTGGATTTGCTGTAATTGCTGAAGTTTACTCTAAAAGAAGCTTTAAAAACTTTTCATTGCATACAAAACTTGTGTTAAGTGTAACATTAATTTTAATTATAGTAGGGACAATTGTTTCTTTTGTTTTAGAATATTCTAATCCAGCTACTATAGGTAATTTATCATTAGGAGAGAAGACTATTGCTTCTTATTTCTTAGCTATTACTCCACGTACTGCTGGATTTAATACAGTGCCTACAGGTGCATTAAATAGTTCTACAATATTCTTTACAATTATTCTGATGTTTATTGGTGCTTCACCGGGATCAACAGGTGGTGGGGTTAAAACAACTACTTTTGGTGCTTTGGGTGCTGTTTTATATGCTAGAGCAACAGGGAGAGAAGATATTGAGATTTATAAGAGAAGATTGGGTAAGGATATCATCTATAATGCTCTATCAATAGTTTTGATTGCATTATTATTAGTTGTAACAGTAACTATGGTCTTAACTATAACTGAAGATGCTGAATTTTTAGATTTATTCTTTGAAGCAGTTTCTGCCTTTGGTACAGTAGGTTTATCTACTGGGGTAACAGGTGGTTTATCAGTTGTAGGTAGAATTTTAATTATTCTTACTATGTTTGCTGGTAGGGTAGGACCTCTTACTATTGCTGTGGCTATTGGGGAGCGTAAAAATAAAGCAAATATTAGATATCCAAAAGAGAAGATATTGGTTGGATAG
- a CDS encoding TrkH family potassium uptake protein, which yields MRYKSIIKERYKLITKYIGILTMAVSGFLLLPLLVLPFYPEEIVYIKAFLIPAAIFFGIGFLLWKLTSVEDEVTLSLKEGGIIVLISWVIAIVASALPFMITGELNFTQAIFEATSGWTTTGLSVVDVTKASHVFLMWRSIMQFFGGVGLIVVMLSSVLHPYGFGLYNAEGRSDQLLPHVKKSTKAIMYIYFGYIIGGTILYIIAGMGVFDAINHAIPALSTGGFSTKVDSIGHWNSLPIEMVTWLLMILGTINFATHFALLKGKFKVFFKNGEIRLLLFIIAIFTPIISYFSLGSLYTSLPATVRRGFFEVVSAISTTGFSLDVFSNWNQFGILAMILLMWIGGGTGSTAGGIKLYRIYLMIKSVWWELKGYFLPPNSVVENYIWRGEQKLYIKAEYIRETANYIYLYMVTYFIGILVYLAHGYGLAESMFEFASSLGTVGLSIGITSPDAPVLILWTQTIGMFLGRLEFLVIFFAIAKMLKDARYMVNSKRVN from the coding sequence ATGAGATATAAAAGCATCATTAAAGAACGGTATAAGTTAATAACAAAATATATTGGGATATTAACAATGGCAGTTAGTGGTTTTTTATTATTGCCGTTGTTAGTACTACCATTCTACCCCGAAGAGATAGTTTATATAAAGGCATTTTTGATTCCAGCTGCTATATTCTTTGGCATTGGATTTCTACTGTGGAAATTAACCTCTGTTGAAGATGAGGTTACTCTTTCTTTGAAAGAGGGGGGGATTATAGTATTAATATCTTGGGTTATAGCTATTGTAGCTTCTGCTTTACCTTTTATGATAACAGGGGAGTTGAACTTTACTCAAGCCATCTTTGAAGCTACCAGTGGCTGGACAACAACAGGTTTATCAGTGGTTGATGTAACAAAAGCTTCCCATGTTTTTTTGATGTGGAGAAGTATTATGCAATTCTTTGGAGGGGTAGGACTAATAGTTGTTATGTTATCTTCTGTATTGCATCCTTATGGTTTTGGCTTATATAATGCAGAAGGTAGAAGTGATCAATTATTACCTCACGTTAAGAAGTCAACTAAGGCTATTATGTATATTTATTTTGGATATATTATTGGAGGGACTATTCTATATATTATAGCAGGAATGGGAGTCTTTGATGCTATTAATCATGCTATTCCAGCATTATCGACAGGAGGTTTTTCTACAAAAGTTGACAGTATTGGCCATTGGAATAGTCTTCCTATAGAGATGGTAACTTGGTTATTGATGATTTTGGGAACAATTAACTTTGCTACTCACTTTGCATTGTTAAAAGGAAAGTTCAAAGTCTTTTTCAAAAATGGTGAGATTAGATTGCTGTTATTTATTATTGCTATCTTTACTCCAATTATCAGTTATTTTTCTTTAGGTAGCTTATATACAAGTTTGCCTGCTACAGTTAGACGGGGATTCTTTGAAGTGGTTTCTGCTATTTCTACTACAGGATTTTCTTTAGATGTATTCAGCAATTGGAATCAATTTGGTATCTTAGCTATGATTTTATTGATGTGGATTGGTGGAGGTACAGGGTCTACGGCAGGTGGTATTAAGTTATATAGAATTTATTTAATGATAAAGTCAGTTTGGTGGGAGTTAAAAGGATATTTCTTGCCTCCAAATTCTGTTGTAGAGAACTATATTTGGAGAGGAGAACAGAAATTATATATTAAAGCAGAATATATTCGTGAGACAGCAAATTATATATATTTATATATGGTTACTTATTTTATTGGAATCCTAGTTTATTTAGCTCATGGATATGGTTTAGCAGAATCTATGTTTGAATTTGCTTCTTCTTTAGGAACTGTTGGTTTATCTATAGGGATTACTAGTCCTGATGCTCCAGTATTAATCTTATGGACGCAGACAATAGGAATGTTCTTAGGAAGGTTAGAATTTTTAGTGATTTTCTTTGCTATAGCTAAGATGCTAAAAGATGCCAGATATATGGTTAATAGTAAAAGAGTGAATTAA
- a CDS encoding potassium channel family protein — protein MRIIMVGGGKVIYYLAKNFLAKGYQISVINKDKDYCKTLARELNCLVINGDASKPSSLEEAEANKADAILSLTGNDPNNLFICQLAQKEFGVPRTFSVVNNPDNEKIFKELGVETIFNTTKLISLLIEQRVEVADVNNLLSIEEGRINISQVILQESSPVLGKTLKEVNLPRDIVFGCIIRGEDVVIPKGDTKLLEGDKVLIITLPEKQGEAFAALSGE, from the coding sequence ATGCGGATTATAATGGTTGGTGGGGGAAAGGTAATTTATTACTTAGCTAAAAACTTTTTAGCTAAGGGCTATCAAATTTCTGTAATAAATAAAGATAAAGATTATTGTAAAACTCTAGCAAGAGAGCTGAATTGTTTGGTGATTAATGGTGATGCTTCTAAGCCAAGTTCCTTAGAAGAGGCAGAAGCTAATAAAGCTGATGCTATTTTATCATTAACAGGAAATGATCCAAATAATTTATTTATCTGTCAATTAGCCCAAAAGGAGTTTGGTGTACCTAGGACTTTCTCTGTTGTTAATAACCCGGATAATGAAAAGATATTTAAAGAATTAGGAGTAGAGACTATCTTTAATACAACAAAATTAATTTCATTATTGATTGAGCAGAGAGTTGAGGTAGCAGATGTCAACAACTTATTATCAATTGAAGAGGGTAGAATTAATATTTCTCAGGTTATTTTACAAGAAAGCTCACCAGTATTAGGTAAGACTTTAAAGGAGGTTAATCTTCCAAGAGATATAGTTTTTGGTTGTATTATTAGAGGAGAGGATGTAGTAATTCCTAAAGGTGATACAAAATTATTAGAGGGAGATAAGGTATTAATTATTACTTTACCAGAAAAGCAAGGAGAAGCTTTTGCTGCATTATCTGGTGAGTAA
- a CDS encoding potassium channel family protein — MYVLVMGCGRSGSYLANQLSKSGEDVVVIDKSSTSFKRLSAEFTGFTINGDATEIEILKSAKIDKADVVVITTNDDNVNAMIAQIASELYKVPKVMVRLLDPEKEVIYKDLNVITMSPTNLLVDKFKKEIIG, encoded by the coding sequence ATGTATGTTTTAGTTATGGGTTGTGGTAGAAGTGGTTCTTATTTAGCTAATCAGTTATCAAAATCAGGTGAGGATGTTGTAGTAATAGATAAAAGTTCTACATCTTTTAAAAGACTATCAGCCGAATTTACTGGTTTTACAATTAATGGGGATGCTACTGAAATAGAGATATTAAAGTCGGCTAAAATTGATAAAGCTGATGTAGTTGTAATTACTACTAATGACGATAATGTCAATGCTATGATTGCTCAAATTGCTAGCGAACTATATAAAGTTCCAAAAGTAATGGTTAGGTTATTAGATCCAGAAAAAGAGGTAATCTATAAAGATCTAAATGTAATTACAATGAGTCCTACAAATTTATTAGTAGATAAATTTAAGAAAGAGATTATTGGATAA